A region from the Flavobacteriales bacterium genome encodes:
- the groL gene encoding chaperonin GroEL (60 kDa chaperone family; promotes refolding of misfolded polypeptides especially under stressful conditions; forms two stacked rings of heptamers to form a barrel-shaped 14mer; ends can be capped by GroES; misfolded proteins enter the barrel where they are refolded when GroES binds) produces MAAKNIQFDIDARDRLKRGVDHLANAVKVTLGPKGRNVIIDKKFGAPQVTKDGVTVAKEIELKDAVENMGAQMLKEVASKTADIAGDGTTTATVLAQAIVTAGLKNVAAGANPMDLKRGIDKAVVAVVEELKKMSKAVGDDNAKIKQVASISANNDDTIGTLIAEAMAKVKKEGVITVEEAKGTDTTVEVVEGMQFDRGYLSPYFVTNADKMEADLEGAHILIYDKKISTMKELLPILEKSVQTGKPLLIIAEDVDGEALATLVVNKIRGALKVAAVKAPGFGDRRKAMLEDIAILTGGTVISEERGFKLENADLTMLGKAEKISIDKDNTTIVNGAGKKADITARVNQIKAQIETTTSDYDKEKLQERLAKLAGGVAVLYIGAATEVEMKEKKDRVDDALHATRAAVEEGIVPGGGVAYIRAQKVLEKLEGANGDETTGMGIVRRAIEEPLRQIVANAGLEGSIIVQKVREGKADYGFNARTEEYENLLAAGVIDPTKVTRVALENAASIASMLLTTECVITEEKEEKAPAHSHGGMGGGMDMM; encoded by the coding sequence ATGGCAGCCAAGAACATCCAATTCGACATCGACGCACGCGACCGCTTGAAGCGTGGCGTTGACCACCTCGCGAACGCCGTGAAGGTGACCCTCGGTCCCAAGGGCCGCAACGTGATCATCGACAAGAAATTCGGCGCCCCGCAAGTGACCAAGGACGGGGTGACCGTGGCCAAGGAGATCGAGCTGAAGGACGCCGTGGAGAACATGGGCGCCCAGATGCTGAAGGAAGTGGCCAGCAAGACGGCCGATATCGCCGGTGACGGCACGACCACCGCAACGGTGCTGGCCCAGGCCATCGTTACCGCAGGCCTGAAGAACGTGGCCGCCGGTGCCAACCCCATGGACCTGAAGCGCGGCATCGACAAGGCCGTGGTGGCCGTGGTGGAGGAGCTCAAGAAGATGAGCAAGGCCGTTGGCGACGACAACGCCAAGATCAAGCAAGTGGCCTCGATCAGCGCCAACAACGACGACACCATCGGCACCCTCATCGCCGAGGCCATGGCCAAGGTGAAGAAGGAAGGCGTGATCACCGTGGAAGAAGCGAAAGGCACCGACACGACCGTGGAAGTGGTGGAAGGCATGCAGTTCGACCGCGGCTACCTGAGCCCCTACTTCGTGACGAACGCCGACAAGATGGAGGCCGACCTGGAAGGCGCGCACATCCTGATCTACGACAAGAAGATCAGCACGATGAAGGAGCTGCTGCCGATCCTGGAGAAGAGCGTGCAGACGGGCAAGCCCCTGTTGATCATTGCTGAAGACGTGGACGGCGAAGCGCTGGCCACACTGGTGGTGAACAAGATCCGCGGCGCCCTGAAAGTGGCCGCCGTGAAAGCCCCGGGTTTCGGCGATCGCCGGAAGGCCATGCTGGAGGACATCGCCATCCTCACCGGTGGTACCGTGATCAGTGAGGAGCGCGGCTTCAAGCTGGAGAACGCCGACCTGACCATGCTTGGCAAAGCCGAGAAGATCAGCATCGACAAGGACAACACCACGATCGTGAACGGTGCCGGCAAGAAGGCCGACATCACCGCACGCGTGAACCAGATCAAAGCGCAGATCGAAACCACCACGAGCGACTACGACAAGGAGAAGCTGCAGGAGCGCCTGGCCAAGCTGGCCGGTGGTGTTGCGGTGCTCTACATCGGTGCCGCCACGGAAGTGGAGATGAAAGAGAAGAAGGACCGTGTGGACGACGCACTGCACGCGACCCGCGCTGCCGTTGAAGAGGGCATCGTGCCCGGCGGTGGTGTGGCCTACATCCGCGCGCAGAAAGTGCTGGAGAAGCTGGAGGGCGCCAACGGCGACGAGACCACCGGCATGGGCATCGTGCGCCGCGCCATCGAAGAACCGCTGCGCCAGATCGTGGCCAACGCAGGCCTCGAAGGCAGCATCATCGTTCAGAAGGTGCGCGAGGGCAAAGCCGACTACGGCTTCAACGCCCGCACCGAGGAGTACGAGAACCTGCTCGCAGCTGGTGTGATCGACCCCACCAAGGTGACCCGCGTGGCACTGGAGAACGCCGCTTCCATCGCGAGCATGCTCCTCACCACCGAGTGCGTGATCACCGAGGAGAAAGAAGAGAAAGCCCCAGCCCACAGCCACGGCGGCATGGGCGGCGGCATGGACATGATGTAA
- the groES gene encoding co-chaperone GroES: MANVKPLADRVLVEAAAAEETTKGGLFIPDTAKEKPQRGKVIAVGTGRIADDGKVTPLSVKVGDSVLYGKYSGTELSLDGKDYMIMRESDIYAVLN, from the coding sequence ATGGCCAACGTGAAGCCACTGGCAGACCGCGTGCTCGTTGAAGCAGCCGCTGCAGAAGAGACCACCAAGGGTGGTTTGTTCATCCCCGATACCGCCAAGGAAAAGCCGCAGCGTGGCAAAGTGATCGCTGTGGGCACCGGCCGCATCGCCGACGACGGCAAAGTGACCCCCCTGAGCGTGAAGGTGGGCGACAGCGTGCTGTACGGCAAATACAGCGGCACCGAGCTCAGCCTCGACGGCAAGGACTACATGATCATGCGCGAAAGCGACATCTACGCTGTCCTGAACTAA
- the secG gene encoding preprotein translocase subunit SecG: MTMFLSILILLVCVFLGLFVLMQAPKGGGLASGFSGAQQIGGVQRTTDFLEKGTWTLAGVLMVLALLSGSQTEVQAKSQGPDDTIEETINTTQDAEVDPNAVTAPVDSAKQPG, translated from the coding sequence CTGACCATGTTCCTCTCGATCCTCATCCTGCTCGTGTGCGTGTTCCTAGGGCTGTTCGTTCTCATGCAAGCGCCCAAGGGCGGTGGCTTGGCCAGTGGCTTCAGCGGCGCCCAGCAGATCGGTGGGGTGCAGCGCACCACGGACTTCCTGGAGAAAGGCACCTGGACCCTCGCTGGTGTCCTGATGGTCCTTGCGCTCCTGAGCGGCTCACAAACCGAAGTGCAGGCGAAGAGCCAGGGCCCCGATGACACCATCGAGGAGACCATCAACACCACGCAGGACGCGGAGGTGGACCCTAACGCGGTCACCGCACCCGTGGACTCGGCCAAGCAGCCGGGCTGA
- a CDS encoding LptE family protein, whose amino-acid sequence MRLLLAFAIALLLPACTVSYSFTPPASVGNAKSFSVEQFDTRAPLATPQSAQTFTETLRDLMQAQTPLDLRRSNGDVQFTGAIVQYDVQPVAIQANETAALNRLTIGVNVRFTNSTDKARDSEFTVSRFADFNSSTDLSSVEAGLVEEISKQLAQDIFDRTLGAW is encoded by the coding sequence GTGAGGCTCCTGCTCGCGTTCGCCATTGCTCTGCTGCTGCCAGCCTGTACGGTCAGTTACAGCTTCACGCCGCCGGCCAGCGTGGGCAATGCGAAGAGCTTCAGCGTGGAGCAGTTCGATACGCGTGCGCCCCTGGCCACGCCCCAGAGCGCCCAAACCTTCACCGAAACGCTGCGCGATCTGATGCAGGCCCAAACACCGCTGGACCTGCGCCGCAGCAACGGAGATGTCCAGTTCACCGGCGCCATCGTGCAGTACGACGTTCAACCCGTGGCCATCCAAGCCAACGAAACGGCCGCGCTCAACCGCCTCACGATCGGGGTGAACGTGCGCTTCACCAATTCCACGGACAAAGCGCGCGACAGCGAGTTCACAGTGAGCCGCTTCGCCGACTTCAACAGCAGCACCGACCTGAGCTCGGTGGAGGCCGGGCTGGTGGAGGAGATCAGTAAGCAACTGGCACAGGATATCTTCGATCGCACGTTGGGTGCGTGGTGA
- a CDS encoding sigma-54-dependent Fis family transcriptional regulator — protein MNVLPIKQRFGIIGNSPMLDRAVEIASQVGPTDLTVLVTGENGTGKEVIPKIVHAYSARKHQPYIAVNCGAIPEGTIDSELFGHEKGAFTGAHEARKGYFESADGGTLFLDEVGELPLTTQVRLLRVLETGEFIRVGSSKAQKTNVRVVAATNKNLLEEVARHRFREDLYYRMNTVPITVPPLRERRKDIHLLFRKFAQDNAEKYRNEPLTLTDDAVALLESYRWPGNVRQLRNMVDQLSVIEKGRTITADIMRSYLPNETPSNLPALAGPATFADGSNEKELIYKFLFDLKNDITALKAQVLNLAQGQAMPAMQPPVYGGEIIIPAQLGEHAPMSIQLPQRTDSATHDVHHTEVEESLSILDKEKELIQKAIVKHRGRRKFAAEELGISERTLYRKIKEYDIK, from the coding sequence ATGAACGTACTACCGATCAAACAGCGCTTCGGCATCATCGGCAACAGCCCGATGCTGGACCGTGCCGTGGAGATCGCCTCGCAAGTGGGACCCACCGACCTCACCGTGCTGGTAACGGGCGAGAACGGCACGGGCAAAGAGGTGATCCCGAAGATCGTGCACGCCTACAGCGCACGGAAGCATCAACCGTACATAGCGGTGAACTGCGGGGCCATCCCCGAAGGGACCATCGACAGCGAACTGTTCGGCCACGAGAAGGGAGCCTTCACCGGTGCGCACGAGGCGCGCAAGGGCTACTTCGAATCGGCCGACGGCGGCACGCTCTTCCTGGACGAAGTGGGCGAGCTGCCCTTGACCACACAGGTGCGCTTGCTGCGCGTGCTGGAGACGGGTGAGTTCATCCGCGTGGGCAGTAGCAAAGCACAGAAGACCAACGTGCGCGTGGTAGCGGCCACCAACAAAAACCTGCTGGAGGAAGTGGCACGCCACCGTTTCCGCGAGGACCTGTACTACCGCATGAACACTGTGCCCATCACCGTGCCGCCGCTGCGCGAACGCCGCAAGGACATCCACCTGCTGTTCCGGAAGTTCGCCCAGGACAATGCGGAGAAGTACCGCAACGAGCCGCTGACCCTCACGGATGATGCCGTTGCTCTGCTGGAGAGCTACCGCTGGCCGGGCAACGTGCGCCAACTGCGCAACATGGTGGACCAACTGAGCGTGATCGAGAAGGGGCGCACCATCACCGCCGATATCATGCGGTCGTACCTGCCGAACGAAACACCGAGCAACCTACCGGCACTGGCGGGTCCGGCCACGTTCGCGGACGGCAGCAACGAGAAGGAACTCATCTACAAGTTCCTCTTCGACCTCAAGAACGATATCACGGCGTTGAAGGCCCAAGTGCTCAACCTGGCGCAGGGTCAGGCGATGCCTGCGATGCAACCACCGGTTTATGGCGGCGAGATCATCATCCCGGCGCAGTTGGGCGAGCACGCGCCGATGAGCATCCAGTTGCCGCAACGTACCGACAGCGCCACGCACGATGTGCACCATACCGAAGTGGAGGAGTCGTTGAGCATTCTGGACAAGGAGAAGGAGCTGATCCAAAAGGCCATCGTGAAGCACCGTGGTCGCAGGAAGTTCGCGGCGGAGGAACTGGGCATCAGCGAGCGGACGTTGTACCGCAAGATCAAGGAATACGACATCAAGTGA
- the miaB gene encoding tRNA (N6-isopentenyl adenosine(37)-C2)-methylthiotransferase MiaB yields the protein MNHSDSEIVASILAKDGYAVTNTPEGADLVLLNTCSIREKAEYTVMQRINEMNNLKARNKGLKVGVLGCMAERMREDLLEKKKVVDLVVGPDAYRTLPLLLDEVESGQKAMNVLLSREETYGEIEPVRLGSNGVTAFVTIMRGCDNMCAFCVVPFTRGRERSRDAESIVAECRDLVAKGYKEVTLLGQNVDSYKWAPKMEGASAEHVDFADLLAMVAEVSPALRVRYSTSHPKDMTDKVLEVMARYPNICKYVHLPVQSGSSDVLKRMNRGYTRDWYLERIASIKRFMPDCAITTDIITGFCGETEEDHAQTLSLMDEVGFSMGFMFKYSERPKTLAARKYPDDVPDEVKGRRLQEVIDRMAASSAAFNKLAVGRERVVLIEGVSKRSTEHLYGRDDQYTTVIVPRTVNGTEIKSGDLVRVRILSSTAASLQGEPIAVIAHPGALEPMTIAG from the coding sequence ATGAACCATAGCGACAGCGAGATCGTGGCCAGCATCCTGGCCAAGGACGGCTATGCCGTCACCAACACCCCCGAGGGCGCCGATCTGGTGCTGCTCAACACGTGCAGCATCCGGGAAAAGGCGGAGTACACGGTGATGCAGCGCATCAACGAAATGAACAACCTGAAGGCCCGCAACAAGGGGTTGAAGGTGGGTGTGCTGGGCTGCATGGCCGAGCGCATGCGTGAAGACCTGCTGGAGAAGAAGAAGGTGGTTGACCTGGTGGTAGGACCGGATGCCTACCGCACACTACCGTTGCTCCTGGACGAGGTGGAAAGCGGGCAGAAAGCGATGAACGTGCTGCTGAGCCGCGAAGAGACCTATGGAGAGATAGAGCCCGTGCGTCTGGGCAGCAATGGCGTTACCGCGTTCGTTACCATCATGCGCGGTTGCGACAACATGTGCGCCTTCTGCGTGGTGCCCTTCACTCGGGGCCGGGAGCGCAGCCGCGATGCCGAGAGCATCGTTGCGGAATGCCGTGATCTCGTGGCCAAAGGCTACAAGGAGGTGACCCTCTTGGGCCAGAACGTGGACAGCTACAAGTGGGCACCGAAAATGGAAGGCGCAAGCGCAGAGCATGTGGATTTCGCCGACCTGCTCGCGATGGTGGCTGAGGTGTCACCGGCCCTGCGCGTGCGCTACAGCACTAGCCATCCGAAGGACATGACCGACAAGGTGCTGGAGGTGATGGCACGCTACCCCAACATCTGCAAGTACGTGCACCTGCCCGTGCAGAGCGGCAGCAGCGACGTGTTGAAACGCATGAACCGCGGCTACACGCGCGATTGGTATTTGGAGCGCATCGCGTCCATCAAGCGCTTCATGCCCGATTGTGCCATCACCACGGACATCATCACCGGGTTCTGCGGCGAAACGGAGGAAGATCATGCGCAGACCTTGAGCCTGATGGATGAGGTCGGCTTCAGCATGGGCTTCATGTTCAAATACAGCGAACGGCCCAAGACGCTGGCCGCGCGCAAGTATCCCGATGATGTGCCCGACGAGGTGAAAGGCCGGCGGCTGCAAGAGGTGATCGACCGCATGGCCGCTTCCTCGGCCGCGTTCAACAAGCTCGCCGTTGGAAGGGAACGCGTTGTGCTCATCGAAGGCGTGAGCAAACGAAGCACGGAACACCTCTATGGCCGTGATGACCAATACACCACGGTGATCGTTCCGCGCACGGTGAACGGAACTGAAATAAAGTCAGGCGATCTTGTGAGGGTCCGGATATTGAGCAGCACGGCAGCTTCGTTGCAGGGAGAGCCGATCGCCGTGATCGCGCACCCCGGCGCATTGGAGCCCATGACCATCGCAGGATGA
- the topA gene encoding type I DNA topoisomerase produces MAKKTSASRTSGKEASGDLVIVESPAKAKTIEKYLGDGFTVLSSYGHVRDLPERDLSVDVDNGFEPTYIIPDDKKERLNALKKEADKAATVWLATDEDREGEAISWHLKEALKLPQEKVKRITFNEITKKAVLEAIANPREIDVHLVDAQQARRVLDRLVGYELSPILWRKVKPSLSAGRVQSVAVRCIVEREREILGFSTSSAFRITANLLANGSSVVKAELPQRFATEEEAMGFLRSCLGATFTVDAVEKKPAKRSPAAPFTTSTLQQEASRKLGFSVDRTMRIAQGLYEQGNITYMRTDSVNLSELAISAAVDAVTTTYGERYSKSRRFQSKTKGAQEAHEAIRPTDFMVRTAGADRDAERLYDLIWKRTIASQMAEAELEKTIVNINISSRPGENLVAQGEVILFDGFLKVYMEGRDDEEGEEQEGLLPDMKQGQQLQLQEMTATQRFDRPAPRYTEASLVKKLEELGIGRPSTYAPTISTVQKRGYVVKESRDGVPRPYRILTLKENNISDATATENVGAEKQKLFPTDIGMVVNDFLVEHFPSIVDFNFTANVEEEFDVIAEGKEDWRKMLKRFYTPFHKTIGTVSETAERATGARELGLDPASGKKVYARIGRFGPMVQIGEVSDEDKPKFASLRKDQSIGTIELKDALDLFKLPRTLGERDGEVVSVGIGRFGPYVRSGSTYASLQAEDDPLAIDLQRAIELIDLKKAASATRDLGEYQGDMIVVGRGRFGPYVKYGKTYANIPKSEEPGDVTLERGIELIQAKLAGAAAKTLRKFDGSDIEILDGRYGPYITDGKKNANLPKDKKPEDMTLEECQKLIAAAPAKKKAAKKGGFRRKAK; encoded by the coding sequence ATGGCCAAGAAGACGTCGGCGTCCCGCACCAGCGGGAAGGAAGCAAGCGGGGATCTGGTGATCGTGGAGTCGCCAGCCAAAGCGAAGACCATCGAGAAGTACCTCGGCGACGGGTTCACCGTGCTGAGCAGTTACGGCCATGTACGCGACCTGCCCGAGCGCGACCTGAGCGTGGATGTGGACAACGGCTTCGAGCCCACCTACATCATCCCCGACGACAAGAAGGAGCGGCTGAACGCCCTGAAGAAAGAAGCCGACAAAGCCGCCACGGTATGGCTCGCGACCGACGAAGACCGTGAGGGAGAGGCCATCAGCTGGCATCTGAAGGAAGCTTTGAAGCTTCCGCAGGAAAAGGTGAAGCGCATCACCTTCAACGAGATCACGAAGAAGGCCGTGCTGGAGGCCATCGCCAACCCGCGCGAGATCGATGTGCACTTGGTGGACGCCCAACAGGCGCGCCGCGTGCTCGATCGGCTGGTGGGCTACGAACTGAGCCCCATCCTCTGGCGCAAGGTGAAGCCCAGCCTTAGTGCAGGCCGTGTGCAAAGCGTGGCCGTGCGTTGCATCGTGGAGCGTGAACGCGAGATCCTCGGCTTCAGCACCAGCAGCGCGTTCCGCATCACAGCCAACCTGCTCGCCAATGGCAGCAGCGTGGTGAAGGCCGAACTGCCGCAGCGCTTCGCCACCGAGGAAGAGGCCATGGGCTTCTTGCGCAGTTGTCTCGGTGCCACCTTCACCGTGGATGCCGTGGAGAAGAAACCTGCGAAGCGTTCGCCCGCGGCGCCGTTCACCACCAGCACATTGCAGCAGGAGGCTTCACGCAAGCTCGGCTTCAGCGTTGACCGCACCATGCGGATCGCACAAGGGTTGTACGAGCAAGGGAACATCACCTACATGCGTACCGACTCGGTGAACCTGAGCGAGCTCGCCATCAGTGCCGCGGTGGATGCGGTGACGACCACCTATGGCGAGCGTTACAGCAAGAGCCGCCGTTTCCAGAGCAAGACCAAGGGCGCTCAGGAGGCGCACGAAGCCATCCGCCCCACCGACTTCATGGTGCGCACCGCCGGTGCCGACCGCGATGCCGAGCGCTTGTACGACCTCATCTGGAAGCGCACCATCGCCAGCCAGATGGCCGAGGCGGAACTGGAGAAGACCATCGTCAACATCAACATCTCTTCACGGCCGGGAGAGAACCTCGTTGCGCAAGGCGAGGTGATCCTCTTCGACGGCTTCCTGAAGGTGTACATGGAAGGCCGCGACGACGAGGAAGGAGAGGAGCAGGAGGGTCTGCTGCCCGACATGAAGCAGGGCCAGCAACTGCAGCTGCAGGAGATGACGGCCACGCAGCGCTTCGATCGCCCCGCACCGCGTTACACTGAAGCGAGCCTCGTGAAGAAGCTCGAGGAACTGGGCATCGGCCGCCCGTCCACGTACGCGCCCACTATCAGCACCGTGCAGAAACGCGGCTACGTGGTGAAGGAAAGCCGCGACGGTGTGCCCCGCCCTTACCGCATCCTCACGCTGAAGGAGAACAACATCTCCGACGCCACGGCCACCGAGAACGTGGGCGCCGAAAAGCAGAAGCTCTTCCCCACGGACATCGGCATGGTGGTGAACGACTTCCTGGTGGAGCACTTCCCCAGCATCGTCGATTTCAACTTCACGGCGAACGTGGAGGAGGAGTTCGACGTGATCGCCGAAGGCAAGGAGGACTGGCGCAAAATGCTCAAGCGCTTCTACACCCCTTTCCATAAGACCATCGGCACGGTGAGCGAGACAGCGGAGCGTGCAACGGGCGCTCGCGAACTGGGCCTCGACCCTGCCAGCGGCAAGAAGGTCTATGCGCGCATCGGCCGTTTCGGGCCCATGGTGCAGATTGGCGAGGTGAGCGACGAGGACAAGCCCAAGTTCGCCAGCTTGCGCAAAGACCAGAGTATCGGCACCATCGAGCTGAAGGACGCGCTCGATCTCTTCAAGCTCCCGCGGACGTTGGGCGAACGCGATGGCGAAGTGGTGAGCGTGGGCATCGGGCGCTTTGGCCCGTACGTGCGCTCGGGCAGCACCTATGCGAGCCTCCAAGCTGAGGATGATCCATTGGCCATCGACCTGCAACGCGCCATCGAATTGATCGATCTGAAGAAGGCCGCCAGCGCCACCCGTGATCTCGGCGAGTACCAAGGCGACATGATCGTTGTTGGTCGGGGCCGTTTCGGGCCTTACGTGAAATACGGCAAGACCTACGCGAACATCCCGAAGAGCGAAGAGCCCGGCGACGTGACCTTGGAGCGCGGCATCGAATTGATCCAGGCGAAGCTGGCCGGCGCCGCCGCGAAGACCTTGCGGAAGTTCGACGGTTCGGACATCGAAATACTTGATGGTCGATACGGGCCGTACATCACCGATGGGAAGAAGAACGCCAACCTGCCCAAGGACAAAAAGCCCGAGGACATGACCTTGGAAGAGTGCCAGAAGCTCATCGCCGCGGCACCCGCCAAGAAGAAGGCTGCCAAAAAGGGAGGCTTCCGGCGCAAAGCGAAGTGA
- a CDS encoding formimidoylglutamase produces the protein MDLSIYFRPSERFGRSQPDWSIHALGANTRFHTTNGFPGLEGAQVAIIGVLDDPGHARPRSVVKAPDAIRAELYELFLPPGKLQLVDLGDLLPGNSSQDTQHALAETLAELMRKNIVPIVLGGGQGHTFTQYLAYERLERTANLVCIDSRFDLGEPGQGLADTSYLSHIVLRQPNYLFNYSNLGYQTYHIDQPGIELMDRLYFDVHRLGEVRAAIAEMEPVLRNADTLSVDMSSIRRSDAPGTSRPGPNGFHGEEVCQLMRYAGVSEKVSSLAIYEMDPDRDVDGTTAQLAAQMVWCFLDGHRSRTNDLPWMDRKNFTKFHVPIRGHEQELVFYKSAVSDRWWMDVPYRAEQEARYERHHLVPCSVGDYQMACREEVPDRWWRTFQKLS, from the coding sequence ATGGACCTCTCCATCTACTTCCGTCCGAGCGAACGCTTCGGCCGTTCACAGCCCGACTGGAGCATCCATGCGCTCGGGGCAAACACGCGCTTCCACACCACCAACGGGTTCCCCGGTCTGGAAGGCGCCCAGGTGGCCATCATCGGCGTGCTCGATGACCCGGGCCACGCACGGCCGAGGTCCGTGGTGAAGGCCCCCGATGCCATCCGCGCGGAACTGTATGAACTATTCCTCCCGCCCGGCAAGCTGCAACTGGTTGATCTGGGTGACCTGCTTCCGGGCAATTCATCGCAGGACACACAGCACGCCTTGGCGGAAACCTTGGCCGAGCTGATGCGCAAGAACATCGTTCCGATCGTCCTCGGAGGAGGGCAGGGGCACACGTTCACGCAATACCTGGCCTATGAAAGGCTCGAGCGCACGGCTAACCTCGTTTGCATCGACAGCCGCTTCGACCTGGGTGAGCCTGGCCAAGGCCTTGCCGACACCAGCTACCTCAGTCACATCGTTCTGCGCCAGCCCAACTACCTGTTCAACTACAGCAACCTGGGTTACCAGACCTACCACATCGACCAGCCCGGGATCGAGCTCATGGACCGGTTGTACTTCGATGTCCACCGCCTAGGAGAGGTCAGGGCGGCGATCGCTGAGATGGAACCTGTGCTCAGGAACGCTGACACACTGAGCGTGGACATGTCGAGCATCCGCCGGAGCGATGCACCGGGCACCAGCCGCCCAGGCCCCAACGGCTTCCATGGCGAAGAGGTGTGCCAGCTCATGCGTTACGCCGGGGTAAGCGAGAAGGTGAGCAGCTTGGCCATCTACGAGATGGACCCGGACCGTGACGTGGACGGCACCACAGCCCAATTGGCAGCACAAATGGTCTGGTGCTTCCTGGACGGGCACCGCAGCCGCACCAACGACCTGCCTTGGATGGACCGTAAGAACTTCACCAAGTTCCATGTGCCCATCCGCGGACACGAGCAGGAACTGGTGTTCTACAAGAGCGCTGTAAGTGACCGGTGGTGGATGGATGTGCCGTACAGGGCGGAGCAAGAGGCCCGATACGAGCGCCACCATTTGGTGCCTTGTTCCGTCGGCGATTACCAGATGGCCTGCCGCGAAGAAGTGCCGGACCGTTGGTGGCGGACCTTCCAGAAACTGAGCTGA
- a CDS encoding type IX secretion system membrane protein PorP/SprF, translating to MRRIITAVVCAAALSTATAQQDPQFTQYMHDRLSINPGSAGTTGNMCLTALLRQQWTGFDGAPKTGLINFQMPISAIRSGVGLSLYLDQLGQQKNTLARLHYSYHVKLQGGLSTLGIGLYAGMTSRSLGNDWVSVDPVTSDDAIPDNGSSATGFDLGLGLYYKSPTLYAGISTTQLPETGLDAVSIKNARHYYILAGYNWEINNKFILQPSALVKSDGASTQLDIGTSILYNKMVWLGVSFRTEDAIAPYIGFQRESADGKSAWKIGYAYDVTTSELKNYSSGSHEIMLNYCFKIVKPPKVFESHHPLFL from the coding sequence ATGAGGAGGATCATTACCGCAGTCGTATGCGCCGCCGCGCTGAGCACCGCAACAGCACAGCAGGACCCGCAGTTCACCCAGTATATGCACGACCGCCTTTCGATCAACCCCGGGTCGGCCGGAACAACCGGGAACATGTGCCTCACAGCGCTTCTCCGCCAGCAATGGACCGGGTTCGACGGGGCCCCCAAGACCGGTCTTATCAACTTCCAGATGCCGATCAGCGCCATTCGCAGTGGTGTCGGCTTGTCTTTGTACTTGGACCAACTGGGTCAACAGAAGAACACACTGGCCCGCCTGCACTATTCGTACCATGTGAAACTGCAGGGTGGCTTGAGCACCTTGGGCATTGGCCTCTATGCTGGCATGACCAGCCGCAGCCTTGGCAATGACTGGGTTTCGGTTGACCCGGTGACCAGCGATGACGCGATCCCGGACAATGGTTCAAGCGCAACCGGCTTCGACCTCGGTCTGGGCCTCTACTACAAATCCCCGACGCTTTACGCTGGCATCTCCACCACCCAGCTACCGGAGACCGGGCTCGATGCCGTTAGCATCAAGAACGCCCGACACTACTATATCCTGGCGGGGTACAACTGGGAGATCAACAACAAGTTCATCCTGCAGCCCAGTGCCTTGGTGAAGAGCGACGGCGCCAGCACCCAGCTGGACATCGGCACCAGCATCCTCTATAATAAGATGGTTTGGCTGGGCGTTTCGTTCAGGACCGAGGACGCCATCGCCCCTTACATCGGATTCCAGCGCGAAAGCGCCGATGGCAAGAGCGCTTGGAAGATCGGCTACGCCTACGACGTCACCACCAGCGAACTGAAGAACTACAGCAGTGGAAGCCACGAGATCATGCTCAACTACTGCTTCAAGATCGTCAAGCCCCCGAAAGTGTTCGAGTCACACCACCCCCTGTTCCTCTAA